The Lacticaseibacillus pabuli region ACACCATTAATGAACAGGATGGGTCAATTATCGAAAAAGAATTGAAAAACAGCAAACCAACTGCTGATCAAGCAAAACCAGAAGTAAAGGCTGACGCCAAGCCAAAGCAGGCACCTGCCAAGGCCGAAACCAAGCCAGCTGCGAAACCAGCCGAAAAGCCAGCTGCATCTGCTGACAAGAAGGCCGAAGAAGTTAAGCCTGGTACGAGCCATGCAACGCACGTCGCTGCAAATGGTAAGACCAAGATTAGCCGCAACGCCATTCGTCGTCCTGGTACCCAGGGCAATAGCCGCAACAACAATGGCAACAACAACCACGGCAATGGCAACAACAATAACCGTGGCGGTAACCGCAGTGAAAGCAATGGTAACAACAACAATGATCGTCGCCGTAGCAACAATTCCGGCAACAACCAGGGTGGTTACCAGGGCCGCAGCAACAATAACGGGAACCGGAATGGCAACCGTAGCAACAACAATAACCGTAGCAACGGTGGTCGCAATAACAACCAGCGCAATACGGCGAGTGCACCACAGCCAGGTCGCGCAGCAGCTGCAGCCGCAGAAGCATTGCGTCAGCGCCAGCAGAGTGAGTTCCGCACGTCTAGCGCGCCAATCGGCCGTTACCAGGAACCAAAGCCAGCGCCAAAGCCAGTTGAGCAGAAGCCTGCCGCATCCGCAGCAAAACCTGCAACGCAGAGCAAGCCAGCTGCACGTCAGCAGACGAGCAGCAACCGCAGCCAGTCTTCTGCCAACACGAGCAGCAACAGCTCAAGCAGTAACAACCGTAGCAACAGTAGCAACGGTTCCAACAGCTCATCAAATGGCTCAAGCAACAACCGTCAGCAGAGTCGCCAGCGCAATTACCGTAGCGGCCGCGAAACCCCATACAAGGGTAAGCGGAACAAGCGCGGCAAGCGTAACCAGCGTCGCAGTGAACCTAAGAAGGAAATGCCACAGCGTAAGGACCGGCCATTACCAGAGAAGTTGGTCTACACAGAAGGCATGAATGTTCAGGACCTCGCGAAGATCTTGCACCGCGAGCCAGCTGAAATTATCAAGAAGCTCTTCATGCTTGGCGTGATGGTTAACCAAAACCAGAGCCTTGATAAGGACACGATTGAACTCATTGCGACCGATTACGGCATTGACGCAGAGCAGAAGGTTGTCGAAGACATCACTGACCTGGACAAGGTCTTTGAAGCCGAAAACGAAACCACGGACAACTTGCAGCCACGTGCCCCTGTGATTACCATCATGGGTCACGTTGACCATGGTAAGACAACCTTGCTTGACCGCCTCCGTCACACGCACGTGACCGAAGGCGAAGCCGGTGGGATTACCCAGCACATTGGGGCTTACCAGGTTAAGCTGAAGGACCGTCTCATCACCTTCCTGGACACCCCAGGGCACGCCGCATTTACCAACATGCGTGCGCGTGGTGCTGATATTACCGATATCGTTGTGCTAGTTGTTGCTGCTGATGATGGTGTTATGCCACAAACCATCGAAGCGATTAACCATGCCAAGGCCGCTAACGCACCAATCATCGTGGCG contains the following coding sequences:
- the infB gene encoding translation initiation factor IF-2 produces the protein MAKKRVYELAKEIGVSSKDVIETAQKHGIDVHNNMNTINEQDGSIIEKELKNSKPTADQAKPEVKADAKPKQAPAKAETKPAAKPAEKPAASADKKAEEVKPGTSHATHVAANGKTKISRNAIRRPGTQGNSRNNNGNNNHGNGNNNNRGGNRSESNGNNNNDRRRSNNSGNNQGGYQGRSNNNGNRNGNRSNNNNRSNGGRNNNQRNTASAPQPGRAAAAAAEALRQRQQSEFRTSSAPIGRYQEPKPAPKPVEQKPAASAAKPATQSKPAARQQTSSNRSQSSANTSSNSSSSNNRSNSSNGSNSSSNGSSNNRQQSRQRNYRSGRETPYKGKRNKRGKRNQRRSEPKKEMPQRKDRPLPEKLVYTEGMNVQDLAKILHREPAEIIKKLFMLGVMVNQNQSLDKDTIELIATDYGIDAEQKVVEDITDLDKVFEAENETTDNLQPRAPVITIMGHVDHGKTTLLDRLRHTHVTEGEAGGITQHIGAYQVKLKDRLITFLDTPGHAAFTNMRARGADITDIVVLVVAADDGVMPQTIEAINHAKAANAPIIVAVNKIDKPGANPNHVIEQLAEYDLIPEDWGGDTIFVEISAKFGKNIDQLLEMILLEADMLELKANPDQKAVGTVIEARLDKGKGPVATVLVQQGTLHVGDPIVVGNTFGRIRTMTNDRGRRVKDASPSTPVEITGMNDVPDSADRFVVFDDEKSARAAGEERAKRALVKDRESTHHVTLDNLFESMKEGQLKELDVIIKGDVQGSVEAIDGSLRKIDVKGVRVNIIHKAVGAINESDVTLASASNAIIIGFNVRPTAQAKVQADADDVDIRLHSVIYKAIDEIESAMKGMLEPVYEEKVTGSLTIRETINVSKIGTVAGAYVDTGYITRDAGVRLIRDGIVIYTGKLGSLRRFKDDVKKVNAGFECGLTIDGYNDIKTDDQIEAFVMEQVPVK